One genomic region from Equus asinus isolate D_3611 breed Donkey chromosome 10, EquAss-T2T_v2, whole genome shotgun sequence encodes:
- the WIZ gene encoding protein Wiz isoform X4: protein MDGPLAGGLATPDRPRGPERLPGPAPRDDIKGGAEAAEGEGGIFQSTHYLPVAKEGPRDILDGRGGITDGQPHPGLSEALPRATSATHRISSCCWDGGSLDFRPGSPPPHLLGHFPGPPDGRGPWEYPLVQEPGESIPSEQRFEDSVIVRTVKPHAELEGSRRFLHHQSEAKFLEKAPRSRPRFNWLRDTDEQAPPQDAGLRLDLPSQPPPLASFRTVLVPVEENTKTLDVAVVGTREHLVGLEELAQPSDWGLPRSASEVATQTWTVNSEASVERLQPLLPRIRTGPFLCELLEEVAEGMASPVEDEDEDEEPAVFPCIECSIYFKQKEHLLEHMSQHRRAPGQEPPAHPAPLACGECGWAFADPGALEQHRQLHQASREKILEEIQKLKHVPGDEGREARLQCPKCIFGTNSSKAFVQHTKLHVREPSGQAAKEPFGGNSGAGSLGPDATALAYHPYGDSSGLSACLFCGFPAPSESLLREHMRLMHARLHWEEDGEAFEEDAASQPSTSQDMYARFPDAAEDYFGKAEPLLAPTWQENPAGYDPSLAFGPDCQQLGMRDFPLSKPLPHSSSQRPLARPAFPSPLASAPYSLQPGRNKSAFHPQGLPAQLGDRRHPWSEEEEEGIPVASEMDFSPENGVFSPPATPNLIPQLALELKRTFREALRAAEASQAQQQQLHGMVPVVLVVKLGPQVMAAAARAPPRLQPEELGLGGTHPLDFLLLDSPLGGPLGLDTLLDGDPAVALPPEERKCPYCPDRFHNGIGLANHVRGHLNRVGVSYNVRHFISAEEVKAIERRFSFQKKKKKVANFDPGTFSLMRCDFCGAGFDTRAGLSSHARAHLRDFGITNWELTVSPINILQELLATSASEQPPSPLGREPGGLPGGFLTSRRPRLPLTVPFPPTWAEDPGPAYGDAQSLTTCEVCGACFETRKGLSSHARSHLRQLGVAESESSGAPIDLLYELVKQKGLPDTPLGLPPGLTKKSSSPKEVVAGAPRPGLLALAKPLDAPAVNKAIKSPPGFSAKGLAHPPSSPLLKKAPLALAGSPTPKNPEDKSPQLSLSPRPASPKAQWPQSEDEGPLNLTSGPEPARDIRCEFCGEFFENRKGLSSHARSHLRQMGVTEWYVNGSPIDTLREILKRRTQSRPGGPPNPPGPSPKALAKVVGSGGPGSSLETRSPVDLHLSPLAKKLPPPPGSPLGHSPTASPPTARKMFPGLAAPSLPKKLKPEQMRVEIKREMLPGALHGEPHSSEGPWATPREDMTPLNLSSRAEPVRDIRCEFCGEFFENRKGLSSHARSHLRQMGVTEWSVNGSPIDTLREILKKKSKPCLIKKEPPAGDLAPALAEDGPPTAAPGPMQATLPLVPMAGRPSKPGAGLAQAPRELSLAPITGAKPSATGYLASVAAKRPLQEDRLLPAEVKAKTYIQTELPFKAKTLHEKTSHSSTEACCELCGLYFENRKALASHARAHLRQFGVTEWCVNGSPIETLSEWIKHRPQKVGAYRSYIQGGRPFTKKFRSAGHGRDSDKRPPLGLAPGGLAVVGRSAGGEPGPEAGRAADGGERPLAASPPGTVKAEEHQRQNINKFERRQARPPDTSAARGGEEASDLQQKLEEVRQPPPRVRPVPSLVPRPPQTSLVKFVGNIYTLKCRFCEVEFQGPLSIQEEWVRHLQRHILEMNFSKADPPPEEPQAPQAQTAAAEAP, encoded by the exons ACGGGCAGCCCCATCCCGGCCTCAGCGAAGCCCTCCCCCGTGCCACCTCCGCCACCCATCGGATCAGCAGCTG CTGCTGGGATGGAGGCAGCCTGGACTTCCGGCCgggctccccacctccccatctcCTGGGCCACTTCCCTGGTCCCCCTGATGGTCGGGGGCCCTGGGAGTACCCCCTGGTCCAGGAACCTGGGGAGAGCATCCCATCTGAACAGAGGTTTGAGGACTCAGTCATTGTGAGAACTGTGAAGCCCCATGCTGAGCTCGAGGGCTCTAGAAGGTTCTTGCACCACCAGAGTGAAGCAAAGTTCCTGGAGAAGGCCCCCCGGAGCCGCCCCAGGTTCAACTGGCTCCGAGACACAGATGAGCAGGCCCCACCCCAGGATGCAGGGCTGCGCCTGGACCTGCCATCCCAGCCACCACCCCTCGCCTCCTTCAGGACGGTGCTTGTGCCAGTGGAAGAGAACACTAAGACGCTGGATGTGGCGGTGGTGGGCACCAGAGAGCACCTGGTGGGCCTGGAGGAGCTGGCTCAGCCATCTGATTGGGGCCTGCCCAGGTCGGCCTCTGAGGTAGCCACACAGACCTGGACAGTGAACTCTGAGGCATCTGTGGAGCGGCTGCAGCCACTGCTGCCCCGGATCCGGACAGGGCCCTTCCTGTGTGAGCTGCTGGAGGAGGTGGCCGAGGGGATGGCCAGCCCGGTCGAGGACGAGGATGAGGACGAGGAGCCGGCCGTGTTCCCCTGCATTGAGTGCAGTATCTACTTCAAGCAGAAGGAGCACCTTCTGGAGCACATGAGCCAGCACCGCCGCGCCCCAGGCCAGGAGCCCCCCGCCCACCCGGCTCCGCTGGCCTGCGGTGAGTGTGGCTGGGCCTTCGCCGACCCGGGCGCCCTCGAGCAGCACCGGCAGCTGCACCAAGCCTCCAGGGAGAAGATCCTCGAGGAGATCCAGAAGCTGAAGCATGTGCCTGGCGACGAGGGCCGGGAGGCGCGGTTGCAGTGCCCCAAGTGCATCTTTGGCACCAATTCCTCCAAGGCCTTTGTGCAACACACCAAGCTGCACGTGCGCGAGCCGTCAGGCCAGGCTGCCAAGGAGCCCTTCGGGGGCAACAGCGGGGCCGGCAGCCTGGGCCCTGATGCCACTGCCCTCGCCTATCACCCCTATGGAGACTCCTCGGGCCTCAGTGCCTGCCTTTTCTGTGGCTTCCCTGCGCCCAGTGAGAGCCTGCTTAGGGAGCACATGAGGCTCATGCACGCTCGTCTCCACTGGGAGGAGGATGGCGAGGCTTTTGAGGAGGACGCTGCCAGCCAGCCAAGCACCAGCCAAGACATGTATGCCCGCTTCCCTGATGCCGCTGAGGACTACTTTGGCAAAGCTGAACCGCTCTTGGCCCCTACGTGGCAGGAGAACCCTGCTGGATACGACCCCAGCCTGGCCTTTGGCCCAGACTGCCAGCAGCTGGGCATGAGGGATTTCCCACTGTCAAAGCCACTCCCGCACAGCTCCAGCCAGAGGCCCCTGGCGAGGCCAGCCTTTCCCTCACCGCTAGCATCGGCCCCCTACTCCTTACAGCCCGGGAGAAACAAGAGCGCCTTCCACCCACAGGGGCTCCCAGCCCAGCTTGGGGACCGGAGGCACCCTTGgagtgaagaggaggaggagggcataCCAGTGGCCTCAGAAATGGACTTTTCCCCTGAAAATGGGGTCTTTTCTCCCCCAGCCACTCCCAACCTCATCCCACAGCTGGCCCTGGAGCTGAAGCGGACTTTCCGAGAGGCCCTGCGGGCCGCCGAAGCCTCACaggcacagcagcagcagctccacgGGATGGTCCCCGTCGTGCTGGTGGTGAAGCTTGGGCCGCAGGTCATGGCTGCAGCGGCCAGGGCACCCCCAAGGCTGCAGCCcgaggagctggggctggggggcacCCACCCCCTGGACTTCCTGCTCCTGGACTCACCGCTGGGCGGCCCGCTGGGGCTGGACACGCTCCTGGATGGGGACCCGGCCGTGGCACTGCCGCCCGAGGAGCGGAAGTGCCCCTACTGTCCTGACCGCTTCCACAACGGCATCGGGCTGGCCAACCACGTCCGTGGCCACCTGAACCGCGTGGGCGTCAGCTACAATGTGCGGCATTTCATCTCCGCTGAGGAGGTGAAGGCCATCGAGCGCAGGTTCtctttccagaagaagaagaaaaaag tGGCTAACTTCGACCCGGGCACCTTCAGCCTGATGCGTTGTGACTTCTGCGGGGCCGGCTTTGACACTCGGGCTGGCCTCTCTAGCCACGCCCGGGCCCACCTGCGTGACTTCGGGATCACCAACTGGGAGCTCACTGTCTCGCCCATCAACATCCTGCAAGAGCTGCTGGCCACCTCAGCATCTGAGcagccccccagccccctggGCCGTGAGCCCGGGGGGCTGCCAGGTGGCTTCCTGACCTCCCGCCGGCCCCGCTTACCTCTCACAGTGCCCTTCCCACCCACATGGGCTGAGGACCCTGGGCCAGCCTACGGAGATG CCCAGAGCTTGACCACCTGCGAGGTCTGCGGTGCCTGCTTTGAGACACGCAAGGGCCTGTCCAGCCACGCGCGCTCCCACCTGCGGCAGCTGGGGGTGGCCGAGTCGGAGAGCAGCGGTGCCCCCATCGACCTCCTCTACGAGCTCGTGAAGCAGAAGGGCCTGCCTGACACACCCCTTGGGCTGCCCCCAGGCCTGACTAAGAAGTCCAGCTCGCCAAAGGAGGTGGTCGCTGGGGCCCCCCGACCCGGCCTGCTCGCCCTGGCCAAGCCCCTGGATGCCCCTGCTGTCAACAAGGCCATCAAGTCACCTCCTGGCTTCTCGGCCAAGGGCCTGGCCCACCCACCCAGCTCCCCACTTCTCAAGAAGGCACCACTGGCCCTGGCGGGCTCCCCTACCCCCAAGAATCCTGAGGACAAGAGCCCCCAGCTGTCCCTGAGCCCCCGGCCGGCCTCCCCAAAGGCACAATGGCCCCAGTCTGAGGACGAGGGGCCCCTGAACCTCA CCTCGGGCCCAGAGCCAGCTCGCGACATCCGCTGTGAGTTCTGTGGCGAGTTCTTCGAGAACCGCAAGGGCCTGTCAAGCCATGCACGCTCCCACCTGCGACAGATGGGTGTGACCGAGTGGTATGTCAACGGCTCGCCCATCGACACGCTGCGGGAGATCCTCAAGAGACGGACCCAGTCCCGGCCTGGCGGACCCCCAAACCCGCCGGGGCCCAGCCCCAAAGCCCTGGCCAAGGTGGTGGGCAGCGGAGGTCCTGGCAGCTCACTGGAAACCCGCAGCCCTGTGGACCTTCACCTCTCACCCCTGGCCAAGAAGTTGCCGccgccaccaggcagccccctgGGCCACTCACCAACTGCCTCTCCTCCCACGGCCCGGAAGATGTTTCCAGGCCTGGCTGCACCCTCCCTGCCCAAGAAGCTGAAGCCTGAACAAATGCGGGTGGAGATCAAGCGGGAGATGCTGCCAGGGGCCCTTCATGGGGAGCCGCACTCATCTGAGGGTCCTTGGGCAACGCCACGGGAAGACATGACCCCCCTGAACCTGT CATCGCGGGCAGAGCCGGTGCGTGACATCCGCTGCGAGTTCTGTGGCGAGTTCTTCGAGAATCGCAAGGGTCTGTCAAGCCATGCACGCTCCCACCTGCGGCAGATGGGCGTGACTGAGTGGTCCGTCAATGGCTCGCCCATCGACACGCTGCGGGAGATCCTCAAGAAGAAGTCCAAGCCGTGCCTCATCAAGAAGGAGCCACCAGCTGGCGACCTGGCCCCTGCCTTGGCTGAAGATGGGCCCCCCACCGCGGCCCCTGGGCCCATGCAGGCCACCTTGCCACTGGTGCCCATGGCTGGCCGGCCCAGCAAACCAGGAGCTGGGCTGGCCCAGGCTCCCCGTGAGCTCAGCCTGGCACCCATCACTGGGGCCAAGCCCTCAGCCACTGGCTACCTGGCCTCAGTGGCAGCCAAGCGGCCCCTGCAGGAGGACCGCCTCCTCCCAGCAGAGGTCAAGGCCAAGACCTACATCCAGACTGAACTGCCCTTCAAGGCAAAGACTCTCCACGAGAAGACCTCCCACTCCT CCACCGAGGCCTGCTGCGAGCTGTGTGGCCTTTACTTTGAAAACCGCAAGGCCCTGGCCAGCCACGCACGGGCGCACCTGCGGCAGTTTGGCGTGACAGAGTGGTGCGTGAACGGCTCGCCCATTGAGACGCTGAGCGAGTGGATCAAGCACCGGCCCCAGAAGGTGGGCGCCTACCGCAGCTACATCCAGGGCGGCCGCCCCTTCACCAAGAAGTTCCGCAGCGCCGGCCACGGCCGCGACAGCGACAAGCGGCCGCCCCTGGGGCTGGCACCCGGGGGCCTGGCTGTGGTGGGCCGCAGCGCCGGGGGTGAGCCGGGGCCCGAGGCTGGTCGGGCGGCCGATGGTGGGGAGCGGCCTCTGGCAGCCAGCCCACCAGGCACTGTGAAGGCCGAGGAGCACCAGCGGCAGAACATCAACA aATTTGAGCGCCGACAAGCCCGCCCTCCAGACACCTCTGCGGCCAGAGGGGGCGAGGAGGCCAGTGACCTGcagcagaagctggaggaggtgcGGCAACCCCCACCCCGGGTCcggccagtcccctccctggtgccccggccccccCAGACGTCACTTGTCAAGTTCGTTGGCAACATCTACACCCTCAAGTGCAG GTTCTGTGAAGTGGAGTTCCAGGGGCCCCTCTCCATCCAGGAGGAGTGGGTGCGGCACTTACAGCGGCACATCCTGGAGATGAATTTCTCCAAAGCGGACCCGCCGCCTGAGGAGCCCCAGGCCCCGCAGGCACAGACAGCAGCGGCAGAGGCGCCCTAA
- the WIZ gene encoding protein Wiz isoform X2, which translates to MDGPLAGGLATPDRPRGPERLPGPAPRDDIKGGAEAAEGEGGIFQSTHYLPVAKEGPRDILDGRGGITDGQPHPGLSEALPRATSATHRISSCCWDGGSLDFRPGSPPPHLLGHFPGPPDGRGPWEYPLVQEPGESIPSEQRFEDSVIVRTVKPHAELEGSRRFLHHQSEAKFLEKAPRSRPRFNWLRDTDEQAPPQDAGLRLDLPSQPPPLASFRTVLVPVEENTKTLDVAVVGTREHLVGLEELAQPSDWGLPRSASEVATQTWTVNSEASVERLQPLLPRIRTGPFLCELLEEVAEGMASPVEDEDEDEEPAVFPCIECSIYFKQKEHLLEHMSQHRRAPGQEPPAHPAPLACGECGWAFADPGALEQHRQLHQASREKILEEIQKLKHVPGDEGREARLQCPKCIFGTNSSKAFVQHTKLHVREPSGQAAKEPFGGNSGAGSLGPDATALAYHPYGDSSGLSACLFCGFPAPSESLLREHMRLMHARLHWEEDGEAFEEDAASQPSTSQDMYARFPDAAEDYFGKAEPLLAPTWQENPAGYDPSLAFGPDCQQLGMRDFPLSKPLPHSSSQRPLARPAFPSPLASAPYSLQPGRNKSAFHPQGLPAQLGDRRHPWSEEEEEGIPVASEMDFSPENGVFSPPATPNLIPQLALELKRTFREALRAAEASQAQQQQLHGMVPVVLVVKLGPQVMAAAARAPPRLQPEELGLGGTHPLDFLLLDSPLGGPLGLDTLLDGDPAVALPPEERKCPYCPDRFHNGIGLANHVRGHLNRVGVSYNVRHFISAEEVKAIERRFSFQKKKKKVANFDPGTFSLMRCDFCGAGFDTRAGLSSHARAHLRDFGITNWELTVSPINILQELLATSASEQPPSPLGREPGGLPGGFLTSRRPRLPLTVPFPPTWAEDPGPAYGDAQSLTTCEVCGACFETRKGLSSHARSHLRQLGVAESESSGAPIDLLYELVKQKGLPDTPLGLPPGLTKKSSSPKEVVAGAPRPGLLALAKPLDAPAVNKAIKSPPGFSAKGLAHPPSSPLLKKAPLALAGSPTPKNPEDKSPQLSLSPRPASPKAQWPQSEDEGPLNLTLDSDGGRELDCQLCGAWFETRKGLSSHARAHLRHLGVSDPDAKGSPIDVLHGLIRRDGVQIRLPPGRGALAQLGRPSPASAALSLLPPQPPAKKAKLKAAGTASPWGKQDLSAATAAGIFWASDVEPSPLNLSSGPEPARDIRCEFCGEFFENRKGLSSHARSHLRQMGVTEWYVNGSPIDTLREILKRRTQSRPGGPPNPPGPSPKALAKVVGSGGPGSSLETRSPVDLHLSPLAKKLPPPPGSPLGHSPTASPPTARKMFPGLAAPSLPKKLKPEQMRVEIKREMLPGALHGEPHSSEGPWATPREDMTPLNLSSRAEPVRDIRCEFCGEFFENRKGLSSHARSHLRQMGVTEWSVNGSPIDTLREILKKKSKPCLIKKEPPAGDLAPALAEDGPPTAAPGPMQATLPLVPMAGRPSKPGAGLAQAPRELSLAPITGAKPSATGYLASVAAKRPLQEDRLLPAEVKAKTYIQTELPFKAKTLHEKTSHSSTEACCELCGLYFENRKALASHARAHLRQFGVTEWCVNGSPIETLSEWIKHRPQKVGAYRSYIQGGRPFTKKFRSAGHGRDSDKRPPLGLAPGGLAVVGRSAGGEPGPEAGRAADGGERPLAASPPGTVKAEEHQRQNINKFERRQARPPDTSAARGGEEASDLQQKLEEVRQPPPRVRPVPSLVPRPPQTSLVKFVGNIYTLKCRFCEVEFQGPLSIQEEWVRHLQRHILEMNFSKADPPPEEPQAPQAQTAAAEAP; encoded by the exons ACGGGCAGCCCCATCCCGGCCTCAGCGAAGCCCTCCCCCGTGCCACCTCCGCCACCCATCGGATCAGCAGCTG CTGCTGGGATGGAGGCAGCCTGGACTTCCGGCCgggctccccacctccccatctcCTGGGCCACTTCCCTGGTCCCCCTGATGGTCGGGGGCCCTGGGAGTACCCCCTGGTCCAGGAACCTGGGGAGAGCATCCCATCTGAACAGAGGTTTGAGGACTCAGTCATTGTGAGAACTGTGAAGCCCCATGCTGAGCTCGAGGGCTCTAGAAGGTTCTTGCACCACCAGAGTGAAGCAAAGTTCCTGGAGAAGGCCCCCCGGAGCCGCCCCAGGTTCAACTGGCTCCGAGACACAGATGAGCAGGCCCCACCCCAGGATGCAGGGCTGCGCCTGGACCTGCCATCCCAGCCACCACCCCTCGCCTCCTTCAGGACGGTGCTTGTGCCAGTGGAAGAGAACACTAAGACGCTGGATGTGGCGGTGGTGGGCACCAGAGAGCACCTGGTGGGCCTGGAGGAGCTGGCTCAGCCATCTGATTGGGGCCTGCCCAGGTCGGCCTCTGAGGTAGCCACACAGACCTGGACAGTGAACTCTGAGGCATCTGTGGAGCGGCTGCAGCCACTGCTGCCCCGGATCCGGACAGGGCCCTTCCTGTGTGAGCTGCTGGAGGAGGTGGCCGAGGGGATGGCCAGCCCGGTCGAGGACGAGGATGAGGACGAGGAGCCGGCCGTGTTCCCCTGCATTGAGTGCAGTATCTACTTCAAGCAGAAGGAGCACCTTCTGGAGCACATGAGCCAGCACCGCCGCGCCCCAGGCCAGGAGCCCCCCGCCCACCCGGCTCCGCTGGCCTGCGGTGAGTGTGGCTGGGCCTTCGCCGACCCGGGCGCCCTCGAGCAGCACCGGCAGCTGCACCAAGCCTCCAGGGAGAAGATCCTCGAGGAGATCCAGAAGCTGAAGCATGTGCCTGGCGACGAGGGCCGGGAGGCGCGGTTGCAGTGCCCCAAGTGCATCTTTGGCACCAATTCCTCCAAGGCCTTTGTGCAACACACCAAGCTGCACGTGCGCGAGCCGTCAGGCCAGGCTGCCAAGGAGCCCTTCGGGGGCAACAGCGGGGCCGGCAGCCTGGGCCCTGATGCCACTGCCCTCGCCTATCACCCCTATGGAGACTCCTCGGGCCTCAGTGCCTGCCTTTTCTGTGGCTTCCCTGCGCCCAGTGAGAGCCTGCTTAGGGAGCACATGAGGCTCATGCACGCTCGTCTCCACTGGGAGGAGGATGGCGAGGCTTTTGAGGAGGACGCTGCCAGCCAGCCAAGCACCAGCCAAGACATGTATGCCCGCTTCCCTGATGCCGCTGAGGACTACTTTGGCAAAGCTGAACCGCTCTTGGCCCCTACGTGGCAGGAGAACCCTGCTGGATACGACCCCAGCCTGGCCTTTGGCCCAGACTGCCAGCAGCTGGGCATGAGGGATTTCCCACTGTCAAAGCCACTCCCGCACAGCTCCAGCCAGAGGCCCCTGGCGAGGCCAGCCTTTCCCTCACCGCTAGCATCGGCCCCCTACTCCTTACAGCCCGGGAGAAACAAGAGCGCCTTCCACCCACAGGGGCTCCCAGCCCAGCTTGGGGACCGGAGGCACCCTTGgagtgaagaggaggaggagggcataCCAGTGGCCTCAGAAATGGACTTTTCCCCTGAAAATGGGGTCTTTTCTCCCCCAGCCACTCCCAACCTCATCCCACAGCTGGCCCTGGAGCTGAAGCGGACTTTCCGAGAGGCCCTGCGGGCCGCCGAAGCCTCACaggcacagcagcagcagctccacgGGATGGTCCCCGTCGTGCTGGTGGTGAAGCTTGGGCCGCAGGTCATGGCTGCAGCGGCCAGGGCACCCCCAAGGCTGCAGCCcgaggagctggggctggggggcacCCACCCCCTGGACTTCCTGCTCCTGGACTCACCGCTGGGCGGCCCGCTGGGGCTGGACACGCTCCTGGATGGGGACCCGGCCGTGGCACTGCCGCCCGAGGAGCGGAAGTGCCCCTACTGTCCTGACCGCTTCCACAACGGCATCGGGCTGGCCAACCACGTCCGTGGCCACCTGAACCGCGTGGGCGTCAGCTACAATGTGCGGCATTTCATCTCCGCTGAGGAGGTGAAGGCCATCGAGCGCAGGTTCtctttccagaagaagaagaaaaaag tGGCTAACTTCGACCCGGGCACCTTCAGCCTGATGCGTTGTGACTTCTGCGGGGCCGGCTTTGACACTCGGGCTGGCCTCTCTAGCCACGCCCGGGCCCACCTGCGTGACTTCGGGATCACCAACTGGGAGCTCACTGTCTCGCCCATCAACATCCTGCAAGAGCTGCTGGCCACCTCAGCATCTGAGcagccccccagccccctggGCCGTGAGCCCGGGGGGCTGCCAGGTGGCTTCCTGACCTCCCGCCGGCCCCGCTTACCTCTCACAGTGCCCTTCCCACCCACATGGGCTGAGGACCCTGGGCCAGCCTACGGAGATG CCCAGAGCTTGACCACCTGCGAGGTCTGCGGTGCCTGCTTTGAGACACGCAAGGGCCTGTCCAGCCACGCGCGCTCCCACCTGCGGCAGCTGGGGGTGGCCGAGTCGGAGAGCAGCGGTGCCCCCATCGACCTCCTCTACGAGCTCGTGAAGCAGAAGGGCCTGCCTGACACACCCCTTGGGCTGCCCCCAGGCCTGACTAAGAAGTCCAGCTCGCCAAAGGAGGTGGTCGCTGGGGCCCCCCGACCCGGCCTGCTCGCCCTGGCCAAGCCCCTGGATGCCCCTGCTGTCAACAAGGCCATCAAGTCACCTCCTGGCTTCTCGGCCAAGGGCCTGGCCCACCCACCCAGCTCCCCACTTCTCAAGAAGGCACCACTGGCCCTGGCGGGCTCCCCTACCCCCAAGAATCCTGAGGACAAGAGCCCCCAGCTGTCCCTGAGCCCCCGGCCGGCCTCCCCAAAGGCACAATGGCCCCAGTCTGAGGACGAGGGGCCCCTGAACCTCA CTTTAGATAGTGACGGGGGCAGAGAGCTGGACTGCCAGCTGTGCGGTGCCTGGTTTGAGACCCGCAAGGGCCTGTCCAGCCACGCCCGTGCCCACCTGCGCCACCTGGGCGTCAGCGACCCGGACGCCAAGGGATCCCCCATAGACGTGCTCCACGGGCTCATCAGGAGGGACGGCGTCCAGATCCGCCTCCCACCCGGGCGCGGCGCCCTGGCCCAGCTGGGGCGGCCATCTCCCGCCTCCGCGGCCCTCTCCTTGCTCCCCCCCCAACCGCCGGCCAAGAAGGCCAAGCTGAAGGCCGCGGGTACGGCCAGCCCCTGGGGGAAGCAGGACCTCTCGGCCGCCACAGCCGCCGGCATTTTCTGGGCCTCTGATGTGGAGCCGTCTCCTCTCAACCTCT CCTCGGGCCCAGAGCCAGCTCGCGACATCCGCTGTGAGTTCTGTGGCGAGTTCTTCGAGAACCGCAAGGGCCTGTCAAGCCATGCACGCTCCCACCTGCGACAGATGGGTGTGACCGAGTGGTATGTCAACGGCTCGCCCATCGACACGCTGCGGGAGATCCTCAAGAGACGGACCCAGTCCCGGCCTGGCGGACCCCCAAACCCGCCGGGGCCCAGCCCCAAAGCCCTGGCCAAGGTGGTGGGCAGCGGAGGTCCTGGCAGCTCACTGGAAACCCGCAGCCCTGTGGACCTTCACCTCTCACCCCTGGCCAAGAAGTTGCCGccgccaccaggcagccccctgGGCCACTCACCAACTGCCTCTCCTCCCACGGCCCGGAAGATGTTTCCAGGCCTGGCTGCACCCTCCCTGCCCAAGAAGCTGAAGCCTGAACAAATGCGGGTGGAGATCAAGCGGGAGATGCTGCCAGGGGCCCTTCATGGGGAGCCGCACTCATCTGAGGGTCCTTGGGCAACGCCACGGGAAGACATGACCCCCCTGAACCTGT CATCGCGGGCAGAGCCGGTGCGTGACATCCGCTGCGAGTTCTGTGGCGAGTTCTTCGAGAATCGCAAGGGTCTGTCAAGCCATGCACGCTCCCACCTGCGGCAGATGGGCGTGACTGAGTGGTCCGTCAATGGCTCGCCCATCGACACGCTGCGGGAGATCCTCAAGAAGAAGTCCAAGCCGTGCCTCATCAAGAAGGAGCCACCAGCTGGCGACCTGGCCCCTGCCTTGGCTGAAGATGGGCCCCCCACCGCGGCCCCTGGGCCCATGCAGGCCACCTTGCCACTGGTGCCCATGGCTGGCCGGCCCAGCAAACCAGGAGCTGGGCTGGCCCAGGCTCCCCGTGAGCTCAGCCTGGCACCCATCACTGGGGCCAAGCCCTCAGCCACTGGCTACCTGGCCTCAGTGGCAGCCAAGCGGCCCCTGCAGGAGGACCGCCTCCTCCCAGCAGAGGTCAAGGCCAAGACCTACATCCAGACTGAACTGCCCTTCAAGGCAAAGACTCTCCACGAGAAGACCTCCCACTCCT CCACCGAGGCCTGCTGCGAGCTGTGTGGCCTTTACTTTGAAAACCGCAAGGCCCTGGCCAGCCACGCACGGGCGCACCTGCGGCAGTTTGGCGTGACAGAGTGGTGCGTGAACGGCTCGCCCATTGAGACGCTGAGCGAGTGGATCAAGCACCGGCCCCAGAAGGTGGGCGCCTACCGCAGCTACATCCAGGGCGGCCGCCCCTTCACCAAGAAGTTCCGCAGCGCCGGCCACGGCCGCGACAGCGACAAGCGGCCGCCCCTGGGGCTGGCACCCGGGGGCCTGGCTGTGGTGGGCCGCAGCGCCGGGGGTGAGCCGGGGCCCGAGGCTGGTCGGGCGGCCGATGGTGGGGAGCGGCCTCTGGCAGCCAGCCCACCAGGCACTGTGAAGGCCGAGGAGCACCAGCGGCAGAACATCAACA aATTTGAGCGCCGACAAGCCCGCCCTCCAGACACCTCTGCGGCCAGAGGGGGCGAGGAGGCCAGTGACCTGcagcagaagctggaggaggtgcGGCAACCCCCACCCCGGGTCcggccagtcccctccctggtgccccggccccccCAGACGTCACTTGTCAAGTTCGTTGGCAACATCTACACCCTCAAGTGCAG GTTCTGTGAAGTGGAGTTCCAGGGGCCCCTCTCCATCCAGGAGGAGTGGGTGCGGCACTTACAGCGGCACATCCTGGAGATGAATTTCTCCAAAGCGGACCCGCCGCCTGAGGAGCCCCAGGCCCCGCAGGCACAGACAGCAGCGGCAGAGGCGCCCTAA